One window of the Thermocladium sp. ECH_B genome contains the following:
- a CDS encoding nitrilase — translation MRFHLFQAKSRLGDVNYNLDRLVSYVKANCGNGDVVVTPELYLPGYMSRDLHFNMAEPINGNIIRTLTAAAAETGCTVITGMGERDEVTDVIYNAAIVVGPNGLIAKYRKRHLPSYGVFDEARYFGIGEEDAPVFDINGTRLGLAICYDAFYPEVSRSLMLRGAKIHVYISAAPDMSKNHFEAFMRARAMENVVYTVYVNTVGQYDGLGFFGGSHAVDPLGEVIIKAKYYDEDYVTVDIDPSMVTRYRSIRPILKDYQRSDREMLYRSMEAERL, via the coding sequence ATGAGGTTTCACTTATTTCAAGCGAAGAGTAGGCTAGGCGATGTCAATTATAACCTGGATAGATTGGTAAGTTATGTGAAGGCTAATTGCGGCAATGGGGATGTGGTGGTTACTCCTGAACTATATTTGCCGGGCTACATGTCTCGCGATCTTCACTTTAATATGGCAGAACCAATAAATGGCAACATAATTAGAACGCTCACGGCCGCTGCCGCAGAAACCGGATGCACAGTAATAACTGGAATGGGGGAGCGAGATGAAGTTACCGATGTGATATATAATGCCGCAATAGTGGTTGGACCAAATGGATTAATAGCTAAATATCGTAAGAGGCACTTGCCGAGTTATGGCGTATTTGATGAGGCGCGTTACTTTGGGATCGGCGAGGAGGATGCTCCGGTGTTTGATATAAATGGAACGAGGCTGGGCCTAGCTATTTGTTACGATGCGTTCTATCCTGAAGTCTCCCGAAGCCTAATGCTAAGGGGCGCAAAGATACATGTATACATAAGTGCGGCGCCGGATATGAGTAAAAATCACTTCGAGGCATTCATGAGGGCGCGAGCCATGGAAAACGTCGTTTATACAGTATACGTAAACACGGTGGGCCAATATGATGGGTTGGGATTCTTCGGCGGAAGCCACGCCGTTGATCCGCTTGGCGAAGTCATAATTAAGGCCAAGTATTATGATGAGGATTATGTTACCGTGGACATAGATCCATCGATGGTAACAAGATACAGGTCGATAAGACCCATATTAAAGGATTATCAAAGGAGCGATAGGGAAATGCTTTATAGAAGCATGGAGGCTGAGCGATTATGA